One window of Trifolium pratense cultivar HEN17-A07 linkage group LG5, ARS_RC_1.1, whole genome shotgun sequence genomic DNA carries:
- the LOC123883827 gene encoding exosome complex component RRP4 homolog encodes MREIQLQLSQTQKVRLQKALEHLESLSSKVNSDASVTIADSIPVNHEDGVLKGHGTAVLEGEVVATLCGVVERVNKLVYVRTLRSRYKPEVGDIVIGRVIEVAQKRWRLDINYSQNAYLMLSAMNMPDGVQRRRTALDELNMRCIFEEADVICAEVRGFQQDGLHLQARSQKYGKLSTGQLITVTPYLVKRQKQHFHHLEQYGIDLIIGCNGFIWVGEHVEVRDDMVEDQVSQSDPQVLIPNKNSVSLEEQEKNYTALETRKHICRAANAVRVLSTLGFIITLEIIKGVIDLSLSMNLDIHDMLGSEFCVLVAEKEAERRSSNKKKR; translated from the exons ATGAGAGAGATTCAGTTACAGTTGAGTCAAACTCAGAAGGTCCGTCTACAGAAGGCTCTAGAACACCTGGAATCTCTATCTTCTAAGGTGAATTCCGATGCTTCGGTGACCATAGCAGATTCTATACCTGTCAACCATGAAGACGGCGTGCTCAAGGGACACGGAACTGCCGTTCTGGAGGGAGAAGTCGTTGCCACGCTCTGTGGTGTTGTCGAGCGTGTTAACAAGCTTGTTTATGTCCGCACGTTGCGGTCAAG GTACAAACCTGAGGTTGGTGACATTGTTATTGGGCGTGTCATTGAG GTTGCTCAGAAACGTTGGAGATTGGATATTAATTACAGTCAAAATGCTTATCTGATGCTTTCTGCTATGAATATGCCTGATGGTGTACAG AGGCGAAGGACAGCTTTGGATGAACTAAATATGCGCTGTATTTTTGAGGAGGCAGATGTCATTTGT GCCGAAGTTCGTGGTTTTCAGCAGGATGGCTTACATCTTCAAGCAAGAAGTCAAAAATATGGAAAG CTTAGTACTGGTCAACTGATTACAGTCACACCTTATTTAGTGAAGAGACAGAAACAACATTTCCATCATCTGGAGCAGTATGGAATTGATTTAATAATTGGCTGTAATGGATTCATATGGGTTGGGGAACATGTTGAAGTCAGAGATGACATGGTAGAAGATCAAGTGAGCCAATCTGATCCACAAGTTTTAATTCCCAATAAAAATTCTGTGAGTCttgaagaacaagagaaaaaCTATACGGCATTGGAGACAAGAAAACACATATGCAGGGCTGCTAATGCTGTTAGAGTATTGTCCACTTTAGGTTTCATTATAACTTTGGAAATCATCAAGGGAGTTATTGATCTAAGTCTTTCTAtgaatcttgatatacacgacATGCTTGGTTCAGAGTTCTGTGTTCTGGTTGCCGAAAAAGAGGCAGAAAGAAGAAGCTCAAATAAAAAGAAGCGGTAG
- the LOC123886664 gene encoding protein TPR1-like has product MESLSLNQEMMVLVLQYLDEENLKETMHKMEQESAIYFNLKYFEKKVLDGEWEESEKYLRGFTSIDDNAFSMKMFFEIRKQNYYEALESNDKTRAVEILVNDLKIFSTYDQAIYKQLTHLLTLDNLRENIHLSQYQDVRSARDLLMTELKRLINLNNRLNNKLKLPKLSESRLRHLINHGLNWQHALCKYPKQSPNVMTILTDHSCDQPPNDANHPSRVDAPFLSAPVAPKANALPAWMVNGNPSSSSRPLAALTASALPGPSNLARSMESRRNSNDVSTARKLKEIVHHTQCRRVTMPESIGPSNKVFPQQPNSF; this is encoded by the exons ATGGAATCTTTGTCTTTGAACCAGGAAATGATGGTGCTAGTTCTTCAATATCTTGATGAAGAGAATTTGAAGGAGACAATGCACAA gATGGAGCAGGAATCGGCCATCTATTTTAATCTAAAGTATTTTGAAAAGAAAGTTTTGGATGGAGAATGGGAGGAGTCAGAGAAGTACCTCAGGGGATTTACAAGTATCGATGATAATGCTTTTTCaatgaaaatgttttttgagataagaaaacaaaattattatgaagCATTGGAAAG TAATGACAAAACAAGAGCTGTTGAAATTCTGGTGAATGATTTGAAAATCTTTTCAACATATGATCAAGCAATATACAAGCAATTAACACATCTCCTAACCCTTGACAATCTAAG GGAGAACATACATCTTTCACAATATCAAGATGTGAGATCAGCTAGAGACCTGTTGATGACTGAGCTTAAAAGGTTGATTAACCTTAATAACAGACTCAATAATAAGCTTAAGCTTCCAAAATTGAGTGAGTCGCGGTTGCGACACTTAATAAATCATGG ATTGAATTGGCAGCACGCGCTCTGCAAATATCCAAAGCAAAGCCCAAACGTAATGACTATTTTAACCGATCACAGTTGTGATCAACCACCAAATGATGCAAATCATCCATCTCGTGTAGATGCG CCATTTCTATCAGCCCCTGTAGCTCCTAAGGCTAATGCTTTACCAGCATGGATGGTGAATGGAAATCCTTCCTCATCTTCTCGACCACTTGCTGCGCTGACAGCTTCCGCATTGCCTGGTCCTTCAAATCTAG CTAGAAGCATGGAGAGTAGAAGAAATTCGAATGATGTTTCTACAGCTAGGAAGTTGAAGGAAATCGTTCATCATACTCAGTGTCGAAGAGTTACTATGCCGGAGAGTATAGGTCCCAGTAACAAGGTATTCCCTCAGCAACCGAATAGTTTCTAA